One region of Wyeomyia smithii strain HCP4-BCI-WySm-NY-G18 chromosome 3, ASM2978416v1, whole genome shotgun sequence genomic DNA includes:
- the LOC129731754 gene encoding zinc finger protein 512B-like isoform X1 — translation MKTLMLLVLTFGWSSGELSKPVPHKKRELPPDTSERVMSTHTFDTKSSDSNHYGHKFYREVTITKNVPVPYPVKIERHVAVPVQVPYPITVQKRVPIMVERKIPIYVDKPIPVQVDRPVPYPLPIEVPVFHKVAVEVPKPYPVHIPSPYPVYIQQPLYVKHSRPNRIKKHTIRMVRSMH, via the exons ATGAAG ACATTGATGCTACTGGTTTTAACCTTCGGATGGAGCTCTGGAGAACTCAGTAAACCTGTTCCACATAAAAAAAGGGAACTCCCACCAGACACAAGCGAACGTGTGATGTCTACGCACACTTTTGACACCAAATCATCGgattcaaaccattatggacacaaGTTCTACAGAGAGGTTACCATCACCAAGAACGTTCCCGTTCCGTACCCGGTGAAAATTGAACGACACGTGGCGGTCCCGGTGCAGGTACCATACCCGATAACGGTTCAGAAGCGAGTGCCAATTATGGTCGAGCGAAAAATCCCAATCTACGTTGACAAACCAATCCCAGTGCAAGTGGACCGTCCGGTGCCTTATCCTCTGCCAATCGAAGTGCCAGTGTTTCACAAAGTGGCCGTTGAAGTGCCGAAGCCATATCCGGTGCACATTCCCAGCCCCTATCCGGTGTACATCCAGCAGCCATTGTATGTCAAACATTCGAGACCCAATCGCATCAAGAAGCATACGATTAGAATGGTACGGTCTATGCATTGA
- the LOC129731754 gene encoding zinc finger protein 512B-like isoform X2 codes for MLLVLTFGWSSGELSKPVPHKKRELPPDTSERVMSTHTFDTKSSDSNHYGHKFYREVTITKNVPVPYPVKIERHVAVPVQVPYPITVQKRVPIMVERKIPIYVDKPIPVQVDRPVPYPLPIEVPVFHKVAVEVPKPYPVHIPSPYPVYIQQPLYVKHSRPNRIKKHTIRMVRSMH; via the coding sequence ATGCTACTGGTTTTAACCTTCGGATGGAGCTCTGGAGAACTCAGTAAACCTGTTCCACATAAAAAAAGGGAACTCCCACCAGACACAAGCGAACGTGTGATGTCTACGCACACTTTTGACACCAAATCATCGgattcaaaccattatggacacaaGTTCTACAGAGAGGTTACCATCACCAAGAACGTTCCCGTTCCGTACCCGGTGAAAATTGAACGACACGTGGCGGTCCCGGTGCAGGTACCATACCCGATAACGGTTCAGAAGCGAGTGCCAATTATGGTCGAGCGAAAAATCCCAATCTACGTTGACAAACCAATCCCAGTGCAAGTGGACCGTCCGGTGCCTTATCCTCTGCCAATCGAAGTGCCAGTGTTTCACAAAGTGGCCGTTGAAGTGCCGAAGCCATATCCGGTGCACATTCCCAGCCCCTATCCGGTGTACATCCAGCAGCCATTGTATGTCAAACATTCGAGACCCAATCGCATCAAGAAGCATACGATTAGAATGGTACGGTCTATGCATTGA